From the genome of Gemmatimonadota bacterium:
CTGTGCCAGCACGCCGTCTGCGGCGCTGGCTTCCACGACCTCGATCCCGCAGCGCTCGAGGTGCCGGCTCACCACCCGGCGTACGGCCGGCTCGTCATCGACGACCAGTACGCGCCATGTCGAAGGCTGCTCGTGCATACCGCTGTGGATCCAGCGCCGACCTGCGTCCTTGCCGGTCCGGGGGGATCGCCGTAAGGTGACCGGTGTAATCGCGCCAAAAGTAGACGGAGTGGACGAGCCAAATTAGGCGCCCCTCGCCGGCGAGTCAATGCCGGCGGCTAGGGAAGAGACGCCGCTGGAGCGGCTGCGTCTGGCGGTCGCCGCGCGGGTCGAGGCTCGCTCGCTCCGGCAGGTGGCCCGGGACGTGGGCATGAGCCCGACCGGCCTGCAGAAGTTCCTGGCTGGGTCGAGACCCTACTCCGCCACGCGCCGGAAGCTGGAGCGCTGGTACGTGCGCGAGTCGGCGCACTACGGCGGCGAGCTGGGCGCCGGCTCCGCGCTGGCGGCGCTGCGCGTGCTGGTGCAGGATTGGCCCGCGAGGCGCCAGGCCGGCGTGATCGCGAAACTCCTGGACGCACTCGAGCAGGCTCACGGCGAGGAGCGCCGGAGCGCGCCCCCCTGGCTGCTCGAGGTTCGCGAGCTGCTGCGCCGGGAGGGGCCAGCCGGCCCTGGCTAGCTGCCCCCCCGCCGCGGGGGTTTAGCCTTCAGAGGGGCTGGCGGCCTTTCGGTCAGTTCGGCCCCGAGCAACCTTGACCCTCAGCATCCGCCTAGCGAGTTGAGTCCGGCAGCGGGACGGACACGATCTCGAGGCCCTCGATTCCGGCAAAGTCGTCCGGGTTGCAGGTATAGAGCGGAAGCTCATTGGCCAGAGCGATGGCCGCGATCATGGCGTCATAGGCGCGGGCGCTGGTCTTCCGACCGGCCCTCCGCAACGAGGCTGCCACCCGGCCAAAGGCACGTGCTGCCGCTGCGTCGAAGGGCAGGGGATCGAAGTCGGCCTCGGCCTGTTGCACGTGTGCCTGGCGGGCAGCGCGCTCCTCGTCCGTGGAGGCGACCAACGGCCCGACCGTGAGCTCAGCGAGCGTCACGGCCGTAATAAGCGGCTCGCCCGGCAGGAGTGCGGGATCCTCCAGCCGCGGCAGCAAGATCACGGTGCTCGTGTCCAACACCCCGCGCTGCTGCCGGACGGCAGGCTGCGTCACAGCGAGGCGTCCAGGACTTCGTCAATATCCGCCCTCAGCATCGCCGCATCGATCGCGGGCAGCCGACGCCAGCGACTCAGGAGCGTGGCCGCAGGCATCGGACGGCGTGCGAGCGGGCGCAGCTCCGCGATCGGGCGGCCATCGCGCGTCACCGTCAGCGCCTCACCCCGCGTCACCCGCTCGAGAATGTCACCGCC
Proteins encoded in this window:
- a CDS encoding type II toxin-antitoxin system VapC family toxin gives rise to the protein MLDTSTVILLPRLEDPALLPGEPLITAVTLAELTVGPLVASTDEERAARQAHVQQAEADFDPLPFDAAAARAFGRVAASLRRAGRKTSARAYDAMIAAIALANELPLYTCNPDDFAGIEGLEIVSVPLPDSTR
- a CDS encoding type II toxin-antitoxin system prevent-host-death family antitoxin, whose protein sequence is MDEVTMRELRNRGGDILERVTRGEALTVTRDGRPIAELRPLARRPMPAATLLSRWRRLPAIDAAMLRADIDEVLDASL